Proteins co-encoded in one Oceanidesulfovibrio indonesiensis genomic window:
- a CDS encoding chloride channel protein encodes MDGIAGYRPPAPAGEQPLLPHTHTEFNRWILLILPAAGGLVSGFIVYTWAPEAEGHGTDGAIDAYHNKGGIIRGRVPIVKTIASAITLTTGGSGGREGPIAQIGAGFGSFLATRLRLSERERRIMLAAGMGAGVGAIFRAPLAGALFAAEVLYSEADFESEVLIPAGIASVVGYCVFCLVFGWGSLFQAPDFRFDNPLELGPYLVLAMVLVVGGFIYVKCFYGVHGIFKKIPIKNHFKPAIGGLLTGMVGFYLPETLSFGYGIVQSGLEGSAPLLLLLGVAAGKIATTSFTIGSGGSGGVFGPSVVIGGALGGAVGTVFHDLFPRLVTHPGAFVLVGMAGFFTAVSSTPVSTIIFVSEMTNSYHLLLPSLMVCFLCHMLSKNFSIYEEQVPDKFESPAHAGELFVDVLQQYKVRDMQDQMRSVRTVPEHMAFSRFKELISATEQHYFPTVDEEGRLSGIFSLNDVRCILFEPQLEELVRVKDIANPNIITTTPLEDLNTVFKKFTVKNIDMIPVVQDDDKTRLLGMLGRREVIAFYNRKVAELWGEEPPEAAACGSESVPPPR; translated from the coding sequence ATGGACGGCATCGCCGGATACCGTCCGCCTGCCCCAGCCGGTGAGCAACCGCTGCTGCCGCACACCCATACCGAGTTCAACCGCTGGATTCTGCTCATCCTGCCGGCCGCCGGCGGCTTGGTGAGCGGGTTCATCGTCTACACCTGGGCTCCGGAAGCTGAAGGACACGGCACAGACGGCGCCATAGACGCCTACCACAACAAGGGCGGCATCATTCGCGGCCGGGTGCCCATCGTCAAGACCATCGCCTCGGCAATCACCCTGACCACCGGCGGCTCCGGCGGCCGGGAAGGTCCCATCGCACAGATCGGCGCGGGATTCGGCTCCTTCCTCGCGACGCGGCTACGGCTTTCGGAGCGTGAGCGCCGCATCATGCTCGCCGCAGGCATGGGCGCGGGCGTTGGCGCGATATTCCGCGCTCCGCTGGCCGGCGCTCTCTTCGCTGCCGAGGTGCTTTACAGCGAGGCGGACTTCGAGTCCGAGGTGCTCATCCCGGCCGGCATCGCCTCCGTGGTGGGGTACTGCGTGTTCTGCCTCGTCTTCGGCTGGGGGTCGCTCTTCCAGGCTCCGGATTTCCGTTTCGACAACCCGCTGGAGCTGGGCCCGTACCTCGTGCTCGCCATGGTCCTGGTGGTCGGCGGCTTCATTTACGTGAAATGTTTCTACGGGGTCCACGGCATATTCAAGAAGATCCCCATCAAGAACCATTTCAAGCCGGCAATCGGCGGACTGCTTACGGGAATGGTGGGATTCTACCTGCCGGAAACCCTGTCCTTCGGCTATGGCATCGTGCAGTCCGGGCTGGAAGGAAGCGCGCCGTTGCTGCTCCTGCTCGGCGTGGCTGCGGGCAAGATCGCCACCACCTCTTTCACCATCGGCTCGGGCGGTTCGGGCGGCGTGTTCGGCCCATCCGTGGTCATCGGTGGAGCACTGGGCGGCGCCGTGGGCACGGTGTTTCACGATTTGTTCCCCAGGCTCGTTACCCATCCTGGCGCTTTCGTGCTGGTGGGGATGGCCGGCTTCTTCACCGCCGTTTCATCCACGCCGGTTTCCACCATCATCTTCGTCTCGGAGATGACGAACTCGTATCACCTGCTGCTGCCCAGCCTCATGGTCTGCTTCCTGTGCCACATGCTCTCCAAGAATTTCTCCATTTACGAGGAGCAGGTGCCGGACAAGTTCGAGAGCCCGGCCCACGCCGGCGAGCTGTTTGTGGACGTGCTGCAGCAGTATAAAGTGCGCGACATGCAGGACCAGATGCGTTCCGTGCGCACCGTGCCGGAGCACATGGCTTTCAGCCGGTTCAAGGAGCTCATTTCCGCCACGGAACAGCATTACTTTCCCACAGTGGACGAGGAGGGACGGCTCTCGGGCATATTCTCCCTGAACGACGTACGCTGCATCCTTTTCGAACCGCAGCTCGAGGAGCTCGTGCGGGTCAAGGACATCGCCAACCCGAACATCATCACCACCACGCCGCTGGAAGACCTGAACACGGTCTTCAAGAAGTTCACGGTGAAGAACATCGACATGATCCCCGTGGTGCAGGACGACGACAAGACCAGACTCCTGGGCATGCTCGGCCGGCGCGAGGTCATCGCTTTCTACAACCGCAAGGTCGCGGAGCTGTGGGGCGAGGAGCCGCCGGAAGCGGCCGCGTGCGGTTCGGAGAGCGTCCCGCCGCCGCGGTAG
- a CDS encoding acylneuraminate cytidylyltransferase family protein, with amino-acid sequence MDIAARKQRYLANPDDAITVVHIPARGGSTRVPRKNIRLLGDEPLIAYSICLARSLRGVDRIIVNTDSDEIATVAKEYGAEAPFLRPADISHETALLQDAQRYAMDWLESHGATLASFVTIYPTNPFRNLGRAQAMLDEVRRRTLVGTMVRVPFCWDRLCMEREDGSLVPADAEAVGLNAPATAPILANTYRRFLHQRYPGNEHLASGELGDIKRTGHFIGIGFHDNNAPEGDACYFEIEDPLERIDIDTDEDFALAEEMLHGFDFGYTVARPKEKRG; translated from the coding sequence ATGGACATCGCAGCCCGCAAGCAACGCTACCTCGCCAATCCGGACGACGCCATAACCGTGGTGCACATTCCGGCCCGCGGCGGCTCCACCCGCGTGCCCAGGAAGAACATCCGGCTGCTGGGCGACGAGCCGCTCATCGCCTATTCCATCTGCCTGGCCCGCTCTCTGCGCGGCGTGGACCGGATCATCGTGAACACGGACTCGGACGAGATAGCCACCGTAGCCAAAGAATACGGTGCAGAAGCGCCCTTTCTGCGGCCGGCGGACATATCCCACGAGACGGCGCTGCTCCAGGACGCGCAACGCTACGCCATGGACTGGCTGGAATCCCACGGCGCCACGCTCGCCAGTTTCGTGACCATCTATCCCACCAATCCCTTCCGCAATCTGGGTCGTGCTCAGGCCATGCTGGACGAAGTGCGCCGCCGTACGCTGGTGGGCACCATGGTCCGCGTGCCGTTTTGCTGGGACAGGCTCTGCATGGAGCGCGAGGACGGCTCGCTCGTTCCCGCTGATGCGGAGGCGGTGGGACTGAACGCGCCCGCAACAGCACCGATTCTCGCCAACACATACCGTCGATTTCTCCACCAACGGTATCCTGGCAATGAGCACCTTGCCAGCGGCGAACTGGGCGACATCAAGCGTACCGGCCATTTCATCGGCATCGGCTTCCACGACAACAACGCCCCTGAGGGCGATGCCTGCTACTTCGAGATCGAAGACCCGCTGGAACGCATCGACATCGACACGGACGAGGACTTTGCCCTGGCCGAGGAGATGCTTCACGGATTCGATTTCGGCTATACCGTTGCGCGGCCGAAGGAGAAGCGCGGATGA
- a CDS encoding sulfotransferase: MLLIATPKSASTSLMRTLAERLRLPAYMGAEGVGRESIQALKPSPGFQNLHAFHGSDFKELSADVVRFMAGRGCVYKVHAAPTPHNRRLLADAPKVLLHRAPREIVTAWRRAVLQGIHHRLRPFDGLQTEGEWLARAEAIGVIGRDGELERFRDGWLGEDVLEIRFRELVADPDRTIREIERHWGFESPAEPVILAREKYTRGEGGKKTRSAPRVGEY, encoded by the coding sequence ATGCTGCTCATCGCCACGCCCAAAAGCGCCTCCACCTCGCTCATGCGCACCCTGGCGGAACGCCTGCGCCTGCCGGCGTACATGGGGGCGGAGGGAGTGGGCCGCGAGAGCATCCAGGCATTGAAGCCCAGCCCGGGATTCCAGAATCTCCATGCATTCCACGGCTCGGATTTCAAGGAACTGTCGGCGGATGTCGTCCGTTTCATGGCCGGGCGCGGCTGCGTCTACAAAGTCCACGCCGCGCCCACCCCGCACAACCGCCGCCTGCTCGCCGATGCGCCAAAGGTACTGCTGCACCGCGCCCCCCGGGAAATTGTGACGGCGTGGCGCCGCGCCGTCCTGCAAGGCATTCATCACCGGCTGCGGCCGTTTGACGGGTTGCAGACCGAAGGCGAGTGGCTGGCCCGCGCCGAGGCAATCGGCGTCATTGGCAGGGACGGGGAGCTCGAACGATTCCGGGACGGCTGGCTCGGCGAGGATGTTCTGGAAATCCGATTCCGCGAACTGGTGGCGGATCCGGACCGAACGATCCGGGAGATAGAAAGGCACTGGGGCTTCGAATCGCCGGCAGAGCCCGTCATCCTGGCGCGGGAGAAGTACACTCGGGGTGAGGGGGGCAAGAAGACAAGAAGCGCTCCAAGAGTCGGAGAATATTGA